From Daucus carota subsp. sativus chromosome 6, DH1 v3.0, whole genome shotgun sequence:
CCACTTGCTTGTTGGAAGAAATGAATTCCCACGGCGGCGATCAAGACGTGACGCACGGCTGGAGTGGGGTGGAGCAGCAGCTCTTTCCACACGGCTTCGTCTTTGCTGCGTTTGGGGATTGCGACGACGTCGTCGTTGCATTCTTGAGGAATGCCGGCGGCTTCTTTGATGTCGATGAGTCTGAGCTGAGCTTCTTCTGGGCTGTCTGAGGTTTTGTCGAGGACGCGTTTCGCGTCCCCGAGCCGGCCCTGCATGACGAGCCACCGAGGTGACTCGGGCATGGCTAGGACACCCAGGGCTAGAAATACAGAAGGAACCGCTCCGATTCCGAGCATAAATCTCCAGCTCAGGTGTGCTGACATCTTCGAAAATCCGTAATTCGATACATATCCGAGCAAGATACCTGGCCAAATGACACGTGacttattaaacaaataaacatttttcattttaaagttgaaaataatttcgaGCGTATAACTAGTTCGGTTAGATTACAACAATTTAGTAAATAACCGAATTGAATTCTTATATGGTGATCCAAACGGAATCAAGAATATACTAATTAGGAAGAGCTAGCTGTAGCAAATAGGTGAAGGAGCATGTGGCTAGCTGGTAAGGAAACAAAAGAATCGGGTAACCGAGACAATGAAAGATTGTAGTAAATGGTTAATGAGCTGTGTTTTCTTGTACATATTGCAATACCGACTTGCACTTTGGAATCACCTTCTTAATATATGTCCAACACAGAAGTAGCTAGTAGTATGGTCCTGTGCATAATAACGCAGTGCAGTCGCCACTGTTTATTGGTTGACcttaaataaatttctaaaaatgtTTAATCTTGCTACAAAGGATAAGCTATCTATCTTTACTAAATACTGCTCACAACTTTGACTATCGCCCACTCTATTTTTACAGGTCTTTCAACTTTTTAGCATACTTTCATGTATTGTAACTACATATTTgaagttattattattaaaaataataaaaaaaatatataaggattatAATTCACACTAAACagttttcaaattatatttttttatattataaaacaagGAAGATATAAGTCACCCTGATGGTTGGACAGTGGCGCTTAAAGCTTACTCCCGTTAATGGACTACCACACTCGGGGTATGAGTGTGCTAGTAGCCTAGCTGAATCAGTTGAGATAGGCGCAAGCGGGTCAGACACggctaaaaaaaatataagtcatGTTGGTGCATTATTGTCCGTCATGGTTAGTAATAACTATAACTGCACGGAATCTATGTCGGTGAAATTACTCCACTGTCACTTGCAAATTAAATTATGGCtttctaaattttaatacttCAATTAAGACTCCTAGTATCTTCAAAGTAACGAGGAGTACACAAAATAACTGTAATAAATGATGTTTCACCTTTAGAGTTAGGTGCCGGCAACGTATACATATACTAGGGACAAAAGTAACATAAAAATTCATGTCTAGCATAACCGTTTAACAAGACTGATATATGCTTACCGGCGTTGATGAAAACTTCCGGGAAAGATGTGAGGAATCCGCGTGACGACGCTGGAGAAACCTCGGCCGTGTAGACCGGAGCAATCATGAGAGCATAACCCACGCCTATTCCGGCCACAAACCGGCCCACCATGAGAAAGGAATAGTTGGTGGCGAACCCCATGAGAAGAGCTCCGACGAAGAATATGGCGGCGGCGAATACGATGGTGTAACGCCGGCCAATCCAATCTGACGTTTTTCCAGCAGCGGCGGAGCCGACGAGGGAGTACAGATTGAGTATTCCGATGAGGATCTCGATCTGCACGTCGGACACTTTGAGGTCATCTTTGATGTAGATTGATGCTCCACTCATTACTCCAATATCTAAGATCATttacacaaaattaatttatcgACCAATACGAAAACATGCACAAATCTTACACTATCTCAGACCGTTGATTtaaatcaaaacatatataattttcgaAATATTGTCGAGACGATACTAATCATAAGCAAGCAAGATGGAAGTCATGGAACCTAGAACGATACACTATGTTACTAGAACCGTTCATTTAaatcgaaatatatataattttcaaaatattgtcGAGACGGTACTAACCATAACCAAGCAAGATGGAAGTCATGGAAGCTAGGACGGCACAACCAAGAGCATACTTGTTCTTCTTGGGTGGTTTAACAGGGTCAAAGGCGGTCCTTTCCAGTATTTTTGGGTCAGCCATTGCCATTATAGATGGATGGATATTGAGGATGGAATATGGATAGTATGAAATGTATGTAGCTATAGGCTAATACAAATAATCAACATGTGGTAAGAAGAAAGGGTGAAATCTACATGTGAGCGTGGCCTTGTATGTTGCACTACTGCTCTTTAAATAGACCCTGCTGGAGGCGGGACCTTGATACTCTACACACACTTCACATCCCTGTCACTTGTGTGAaatattatttaagtgcttTATTTATTGCTCCCCTCTTGGATTACTTGTGCTGCTTGTtcaaattttgatcaatttcGTCATCAGATTAGACTGGATAACTAAATATGAACATATTtcctttttattatatattgttcATCACTTTATTTCTCTCATCCTAAACAAATGTGATAGTTTGAGTGTGTTCAAatcgaaataaattatatatatgaaatctctatatataatatagctaGACAGTGTTTTAAAAATCAGTGCAACtacatcaaaatttaaaatttattttgataagaaatatatatatttttctatttaaatctagtttttatataacataaaaatcaaACATGAAATTATTGAACATGGGAGAGATTAGGGATGACAATTTGTATCAAACCAATGGATATCTAATCCGCACCGATCTGATTGAATTTTACCAAACCTGAATATTTCGATTCATGTTCAGGTTTGATTTAAAGCCGAACTATATTAAACTGTTTCGAACCCGGCCCCAAAACCCCGAAACCCATTTTATTCTGACCCGAATCTGAACATGATATGAAACccgtttataatatataaataatatatttatatatacatgcaaTGTCTCATAATTTAAAGTAGTATTAGTATAACATACAATTTTATTACTACTAGTACTAAAAAAGATTATAATCTGTACAAATTAGAGTCTAACATTACTGGACTATAtattatcattaaacatatttcAGCAATAGAATTCGAAATAAGTATATTATTGGCTAAGATTTTGACTgagattaacaacaaaaatatatgtgaaTCCAAATCATCAAAGATGACTAGCCATTTCGTTTTGATACTGTAACCCTTTGTTCAACTCTCCGatagtttttattattaaatttctccatttcggttgttttgagaTAGTGTTACTTTTCAATTGCCTTACTTCATCTCTAATCCCTAATTCAATCCCAAAAATATTATTGCAAgaaaatatgaaacaaaataaagataaaGATATCCAACTTGAACGTCGAAATGCACTAATTGAGTATTTGTGGAAAGAATATACTAATTTTAagaattagtatattttttatgggTAGCGGTCCACAGCCATTAATGGTTGTGGAAGAGTTAAGTAACACTCAGTTTctgggccgttggatgcatatccagcggtcaggatcatattaaaacttttacATGTCCAGTGCTTTTTTATCGCTGGACAGGAATATTCCCGTACAACGCTATGAGAATATCCCCGTCC
This genomic window contains:
- the LOC108227602 gene encoding polyol transporter 5, whose translation is MAMADPKILERTAFDPVKPPKKNKYALGCAVLASMTSILLGYDIGVMSGASIYIKDDLKVSDVQIEILIGILNLYSLVGSAAAGKTSDWIGRRYTIVFAAAIFFVGALLMGFATNYSFLMVGRFVAGIGVGYALMIAPVYTAEVSPASSRGFLTSFPEVFINAGILLGYVSNYGFSKMSAHLSWRFMLGIGAVPSVFLALGVLAMPESPRWLVMQGRLGDAKRVLDKTSDSPEEAQLRLIDIKEAAGIPQECNDDVVAIPKRSKDEAVWKELLLHPTPAVRHVLIAAVGIHFFQQASGIDAVVLYSPRIFEKAGITNDNEKLLATVAVGFTKTCFILVATFLLDKIGRRPLLLSSVAGMIVSLFLLGTALTVIDHTDHKVTWAVAIAISGVMAYVAFFSIGMGPITWVYSSEVFPLRLRAQGCSLAVAMNRVTSGVISMTFISLYEAISIGGAFFLFTGVACVAWVFFYTLLPETQGRNLEEVGLLFGTYFNWRSTLKKLKKKEANDKMNKEEAEFKTTTAPQN